The window GACGAAGTCCTAGAGGCAGGAGACGGGAGGGTGCCAGGCTCCATGTGATCCTAACCCCACGGGGACCTCGCCTGGGCCGCCCAGGACGCAGCTGGTCAGCTGAGTGGAAAGCAGGGACGAGCACGGCGGTCCTCACTGGCGTGAGAGGGGAGACACATCATCACAGAGAGAAACCCAAGAGTAGACCAGTTTACTGCTTACAGTGGACACTGTGGCTCATCCGTGTAGCAAGGAAAGGAAACAACACAAACTGATACAAACTTCGGAGGTGATACAGGCCACCCTCTTTCTTCAGGGCCACCATTCAGaggtgtggggaaagggaagggccaGGCCTCTTCCTTCTCAAATCAATCAGCGTCCAGCAAGATGAGCCCACAGAGGGGGGAAACGCGCTACCTCCACCCCCATCCGTAGAGTCCAGTCTCTCCTAACAAACACTTCAACCGCCGTCTACTCTGGGGCGTCCCAACCCTCCCCAGCAGGGTGGCCTCTTCACTCCGCGGCTGCAGCACTAGGGGCCGTGGCTGGTCTGGTCTTCCTCTCGGCCCTCCTCAGGGGCTGAGGGCAGCTCCACGGCGGCGGCAGGCAGCTCCTCTTGGGCCTTGCTGAGTAGGGGCTCAGATCCGGGCCTGGTCCCTTCAGGCAGCCGGGCGAGGCCTGGAGAAGGCTGCCTGCTCGAAGCCTGAGCACAGGGGGCCGCAAACAGATCCAGGAAGTAGCCGTCCCCTCCCGGGGGGCCCCCCAGAGCTTGCGGACAGAAGGAACTGGGGAAGGGCAGGTCTGGCAGGCAGGGGTCATTCCAGGGGACTGTACCTGTGGGATCAAAAAGCACAACAAAGAGTAAGTAGGATGACGGGTACCCACCACGTTCAACGTGTTCTGTGACAGAGTCCCCTCCCTGCTCCACAGAAACACGGGTTAGGACCCTGGAGCGAGTCTCCCCGCAGGACCAGGCAGGCTCCTGTCTCGAGGTCCTACGGTTGGGTAACAGTGACACAAAGTGGACCGTGGGTCAGGCCGAGTGGGTGCCCTCTCACGCAGGCAGGAGACTGGGAACCAGcatctcttcttccccttctgcTGGAACTGAGTCCTCCTAAGATGGTCACTTCCAGGATTTCAGGGTCCAGGTGGCCCATCGGATACTCACATCAGCTACCATCTATCCTGTGCCAAGTATTCCACGCGTGTTGTTCCTAATCCAGACCAAGCCCTCTAAGATATGGGAATATTATCCCCGTTTCAGAGTCCAGGAACCTCAGGAGAGCCAACAGCTGAGCTGGACCTTTAAACTTTGCTTTTCCTCACTCCAAAGCTCTCTTGCTGATTCTTACTCTGCTCTGAAACCTCCAAGAAACTTGAGGAAGAAGAGCTTCGTAAAGACAAGCGGTCTTTCTTTAAGTAACAGTGATTCACTCACCCCCGTGCCTTCCCTCCAGCTCATGAGGTTCTCTCCCTTCTCACCATCCTCAGTCACCAAAGGCCCCTTTCTCTTCCAGCCCCGACTCACCCATGTTCCCGGCAGGTGGCTGCAGCAGGATCTGCCCTGATGGAGGGCCTGGGAAGTAGCCCTGGGATGTGCCCCCGCTGGGGCCATAGGACAATGTAGACAGAGAGTCTTCCAGCAGTGGAGGGGTCAGGGAGCTGGGCATGTGGAAGGGGAAGGGGTGCAGGTATGGAAACTGGGGCTGGGGGTGTTGGAAAAGCTGGGTCTGTGGAGCCTGGGAGAACTGGAACGGTCCTGGCTGGCTGCCGGGTTGGTATTCCTGGGGTTCCAGCTCCTCCAAGTACGAGCAGGCGGGGGGTGGCGTGACgctgagagagacagaggagtATTTGGTGCGGCTCAGGTGGCGGCCCCATTCCTACGGCGCAGCgaggctcccctccccacctccacgaCCCCAGACCTGCCGCCGCCTGttctctctcctcctgctctAGCGTCTCAAATTTGCGCCTGCACTACTGCTGTGATGTCCTAGATCCTTCACACCCCAATCCTCATCACATTTACTACTCCTTGCTTCTCTCagttaccctcccccctcccaagcTCCGTCTATCTTTCCTCCTCCTGTACCTCCCCCAGGATAAGTCAAGTACCACCGCCATTAGGTTGCGTACCTTGTCCCCCACGGCCCACAAGGGCCATCCTTGCGGCTGCTCTCGTTGCCTGGGGTATCCAGCAGCAAAGACATCAGCTGGGAGGTGTGCATGGGGCCGAGGGGGAAAGGAAGGTTGGCTCTTCGGACAGGTGGGGGGCTGAAGAGTGGTGGGGTCACGTCCACCCTCTGGGCACCCTCACTCTGTTGGGTCGGGGCCAGAGTCTGGTCAGATGTCAGCAGCATGGAGGGCTCTAGGAACAGAGGTCAAAGCGGGGGTTGTAAGAGTACGAAAGTGGGGGGCAGCCTTGGCAGCGCTGGGTGTGGCCCAAGTGCACAAAGCCCGGGTCCCCCTGAACAAAACCGTGGGGAGCTCCGGCCACTCCCAGGTCTTTCAAGAAACAGCCCTTTGACTCTGCCGTCTTCCGCACGGCTGTATTCCCCAGACAACCCTCGGAAGGTGGTTAGCTCACCTGGAAGGGGATCCAGCGGGGACTCCTGAGCGAAGGTCCCAGGCTCCCGGTCCGCGGGCACAGCAGGTGGCGGTCCGGCTGCAGAGCTGGAGGGAGACGAGTGAAGACTGTAGCTCGGGCAGTCCCTGGATTCAGACTGGGGCTTCAGTGTAGGGAAAGGGACCCAGATTTCCAAACTGTGCCTCCTACAAGGCACTGGGCAACTTCCCAACCCCACGCAGTCAAAATCCCCCTAACTATTAGCCAACACCTCCCTATACCCAGCCTTTCAGTCCCTTCTCCCCCTAGAGCCCAGGATCCCAGCTTAGCCCCCAGTTCCTGCCCACGGGGACGGGCCAGGAAGAGGAGAAAGTCTTACCTGCACTGGTTGCTGGTGGGGCTGAGGGCGGGGCCACCAGTAGCGTCCTTGCTCTCCTTCCCAGTCATTTTCTCCACTTTTCGCCACTTTGCCCGGCGATTCTGGAACCACACCTGTAGGGGAGAGACACCCGAAGAGCTTGAGAAACAGGGTAGAGCCTGAGGCTCAGTCCTGCTGTCCCATGATGTCTCCGTGACTGCAGGAGGTCACTGCACCACTCAGATTGGCAGGGAAAGGTTCATCGAGATGGCCTCTGAGGCACTTTCCTCTTCTCATATTCTAAGGCTGTGGCAGTGTGGAAACAGGCAAGAGCACAGCCCCGTCTGAGgcctcaccccagcccctgcccaggagGTGCTGAGCACTTGTTTGGCTTTCCCAGAGTGCCGGCGCGTGGGTTCTCCTCCCCCCGAGACCGAGGGCCAGTGCCCTTTACCATGATGCGTTGGGGGGTGACTCCCACCGTCTGGGCAATCTCCCGGCGCTTATCGCTGTCTGGATAGTGGTCTTCTTGGAAGAGCCTTTCTAGCTCCTCCAGCTGGTCTGGAAGAAGAAGACACTGGCTTGAGGATGAACACCAGCGATGCGGGAGCAGAGGAGAGAAACAGATGCCCTCCAGATGGGACCGCTGTCCCCAACCCGAGGGCCTCCCCAGAGCCCTGCGACTAAGTTCCCCATTGGGCTGGGGCCTCCTCTCTCTCAGGCTTTGTGGCAGGGAACTGTGTGGTGTTTACTTTCCTGCCGCTTTCTACCCTGGGCCCAATTCCATATTCTGATGAGAAAACCCAACCTTTCCCTCTGAGGTCAGAGGTCATGGCCTGCACAGGTCAAGAGAGGACCCAGCCAAGGTGACGTACAAACAAACCACACCCCTCTCTCCTGGGGCTGCTGCATTCTCTGTTGAGCCCAGCTTTCCCAGAGGTGACGCCAGGCCCCCTAGGTTTCCGCTCACCTTCAGGGACTTACCCGAGCGGTACAGAGTTCGCGTCTTTTTCCGGCCCTGGCAGGTGACTTCCGGGGACTTCTTCTGGTCTgtgttttggctgctctgggccaACGTGCTGAGGAGGTTGGCCAGATGGCAGGAGCCCCGGCCTGACCCACAAGGCACTGGGTTGTACGTGGCCCGGGCTGGGTTAGCGACACTGGGAGAGGCCGTGGAGTCCAGACCCACAGCGTTAGGCTTCTTCTGCTTACCGGCGGCTGGAGAGTAGGGCCTCTTGCCCAGCTTCCCCTCTCTCGCCGGGAGGGGGTGCCCTTCCCCCGGAGGCTGGGGTCTAGGCGGGCCCAGGGTTCTGTCTTT is drawn from Eschrichtius robustus isolate mEscRob2 chromosome 8, mEscRob2.pri, whole genome shotgun sequence and contains these coding sequences:
- the NOBOX gene encoding homeobox protein NOBOX; amino-acid sequence: MEPSPEPRGQEGGDKPPAARLEEEEEEPLQSSAPHTREAPSEDVPLSCTAPGEKQPSEAPGEVAGAGAERACQRQGSGAVRKDRTLGPPRPQPPGEGHPLPAREGKLGKRPYSPAAGKQKKPNAVGLDSTASPSVANPARATYNPVPCGSGRGSCHLANLLSTLAQSSQNTDQKKSPEVTCQGRKKTRTLYRSDQLEELERLFQEDHYPDSDKRREIAQTVGVTPQRIMVWFQNRRAKWRKVEKMTGKESKDATGGPALSPTSNQCSVTPPPACSYLEELEPQEYQPGSQPGPFQFSQAPQTQLFQHPQPQFPYLHPFPFHMPSSLTPPLLEDSLSTLSYGPSGGTSQGYFPGPPSGQILLQPPAGNMGTVPWNDPCLPDLPFPSSFCPQALGGPPGGDGYFLDLFAAPCAQASSRQPSPGLARLPEGTRPGSEPLLSKAQEELPAAAVELPSAPEEGREEDQTSHGP